The following are encoded together in the uncultured Sphaerochaeta sp. genome:
- a CDS encoding TIM barrel protein: MKNKQVVSLVGFGSVQEIAEHSKKYPTMLYELSYKMDREFLKAVTPFIKGRVASVHACCPSLPIFPNFGSHDPQVLQESYAAVEESLQTAQQYGANVMVLHPGYACDQPIPAANEERTRLLDRPMFKPFIGQQKGSICKSDYCTQPVYQHHVKQAIEQLKDVGTLAKSYGVRLAVENLNPRVGYLFQTPEEMISLANISQDIYLCLDVGHLWISSAVYGFPYLESLEKIIKTQKVVNCHLHSNTTDVEKSMFSDDHHSVDRHGFPIREVLQILTNSEANLVLETVEALHHNTDFLLQELASLGDSYATS; encoded by the coding sequence ATGAAGAATAAGCAGGTAGTCTCTCTCGTAGGCTTTGGAAGTGTTCAGGAAATAGCTGAACATTCCAAGAAATACCCAACAATGCTCTATGAACTCTCATACAAAATGGATAGAGAGTTCCTGAAGGCTGTCACACCGTTTATTAAGGGAAGAGTAGCCTCAGTCCATGCCTGTTGTCCCTCTCTACCCATATTTCCCAATTTTGGTAGTCATGACCCTCAGGTTCTACAGGAGAGCTACGCGGCGGTAGAGGAAAGCCTGCAAACAGCACAACAGTATGGTGCTAATGTCATGGTCCTTCATCCAGGGTATGCTTGTGATCAACCAATTCCTGCTGCAAACGAGGAGCGGACCCGCTTGCTTGATAGACCCATGTTCAAGCCCTTTATTGGGCAACAGAAAGGTTCAATATGCAAGTCAGATTATTGCACCCAGCCTGTGTATCAACACCATGTAAAACAGGCAATAGAACAGCTGAAAGATGTAGGAACGCTTGCAAAGTCATACGGTGTGAGACTTGCAGTTGAGAATCTCAACCCTAGGGTGGGTTATCTATTTCAGACACCAGAAGAAATGATTTCGTTAGCGAATATCTCTCAGGATATATACCTCTGTCTTGATGTTGGGCATCTCTGGATCTCCAGTGCTGTATATGGATTCCCTTATCTGGAATCATTGGAAAAAATTATTAAAACCCAAAAGGTCGTGAACTGTCACCTCCATAGCAATACAACAGATGTGGAAAAAAGTATGTTCTCGGATGACCATCATTCTGTTGATCGTCATGGATTCCCCATTCGTGAGGTATTGCAGATACTTACCAACAGTGAAGCAAATCTTGTATTGGAAACTGTTGAGGCTCTTCATCACAATACTGATTTTCTGTTGCAGGAACTCGCTTCTTTGGGAGATTCTTATGCAACTTCTTGA
- a CDS encoding DeoR/GlpR family DNA-binding transcription regulator — protein sequence MNPGARKKHILAKLDLEGSVQVLELAEELRVSKVTIRNDLDDLANKGVLVRTHGGAITPEKHGSSRFITQTINEYTDQKRAVARLAASFVKTGQSIIIDNGSTTLHIAHYISNLSITVTTSSLLVMQELMHAEKVDLLMAGGILRRPSMGLMGNLSKEFYRNIHADWCFLGAAGYSSKYGVFCTNLIEADTKQTMIQSASKVCLLADSSKMEHLSLAKVCDWSSIDYLFTDTIDMEIRSAIEALGVKVLTVDEQNHEE from the coding sequence ATGAATCCTGGAGCTAGAAAGAAGCACATTCTTGCCAAATTAGACCTTGAAGGATCCGTACAGGTCCTTGAGTTGGCAGAGGAATTACGAGTTTCCAAGGTTACTATTCGCAATGATCTTGATGATTTGGCAAATAAAGGGGTGCTTGTACGTACCCATGGTGGAGCGATAACGCCTGAGAAACACGGAAGTTCTCGATTTATCACACAGACCATCAATGAATATACTGACCAGAAGAGAGCAGTAGCTCGTTTGGCAGCCTCATTTGTAAAAACAGGGCAATCCATTATTATAGACAACGGTAGTACTACATTACATATTGCCCATTATATCTCGAATCTTTCTATTACTGTAACCACGAGTTCCTTGCTGGTTATGCAGGAACTGATGCATGCAGAGAAAGTTGACCTCCTCATGGCGGGTGGAATTCTACGTCGGCCATCAATGGGGTTGATGGGTAATCTATCAAAGGAATTTTATCGCAATATTCATGCTGATTGGTGTTTTCTTGGTGCTGCAGGGTATAGTTCCAAATATGGGGTATTCTGCACCAATCTGATTGAGGCAGACACCAAGCAGACAATGATTCAGAGTGCTTCAAAGGTTTGCCTCTTGGCTGATAGTTCAAAAATGGAACATCTCTCACTTGCAAAGGTGTGTGATTGGTCCTCCATAGACTACCTGTTTACTGATACAATTGATATGGAAATTCGATCAGCAATCGAAGCTCTAGGGGTAAAAGTTCTCACCGTAGATGAGCAGAATCATGAAGAATAA